A window from Podospora bellae-mahoneyi strain CBS 112042 chromosome 1 map unlocalized CBS112042p_1, whole genome shotgun sequence encodes these proteins:
- a CDS encoding uncharacterized protein (EggNog:ENOG50; COG:S), which yields MLSKTGSGVLLLQAASLLSGAAARCLRTCPADDPLLNLLRSESAPSDFCRDFLGLPVSTLVTTVTPTVVATVTETSYVTEVVTEVDTTITVTLPADESPSITVTVTPAKRDNAYPTWLPTSYGEKYISQACSCLSLPPTISTVTSTADAVTLTDATTITETTTETIHTTAIATETAKPAPKPVKRMIKIEAIRKNAGTPLGWIHNSNGPAITNSNNQQPTLFEFNLLENETVGSQLRLSSSFGPLGFNKDSHPSTIVELEDNYGSLKFVAPTEPGAVPQTVDGGKNKYASDIWSVDTETREITWQWVATDGGAPDIKLYHVSGRLYPVGDVERFMYATGNAIGAREEVRLVYTLVGESVL from the exons ATGCTGTCCAAGACCGGAAGTGGCGTCCTTCTCCTGCAAGCCGCATCCCTTCTCTCGGGCGCGGCAGCCCGTTGCCTCCGGACCTGCCCGGCCGATGACCCgcttctcaacctcctccgtTCCGAGTCGGCCCCCTCCGACTTCTGCCGTGACTTCCTCGGCCTTCCTGTTTCCACGCTCGTAACAACCGTCACCCCAACCGTCGTAGCCACCGTGACCGAAACCAGCTACGTCACCGAGGTCGTCACCGAAGTCGACACgaccatcaccgtcaccctCCCTGCCGACGAGTCTCCCAgcatcaccgtcaccgtcacccccGCAAAGCGTGACAATGCCTACCCAACCTGGCTCCCAACCAGCTACGGCGAAAAGTACATCTCCCAAGCCTGCTCCTGCCTCagcctcccccccaccatcagcacCGTAACCTCCACCGCCGATGCAGTCACCCTCACCGAcgcaaccaccatcaccgaaaCCACAACCGAAACAAtccacaccaccgccatcgccaccgAAACTGCCAAGCCCGCTCCCAAGCCAGTCAAGCGCATGATCAAAATCGAGGCTATCCGCAAAAACGCGGGTACCCCCCTAGGATGGatccacaacagcaacggtcCCGCCATCACAAACAGCAACAATCAGCAGCCTACTTTATTCGAattcaacctcctcgagaACGAGACTGTCGGGTCCCAGCTGCGACTGAGCTCCTCGTTTGGCCCGCTTGGGTTTAACAAGGATAGCCATCCTAGTACTATcgtcgagctggaggataATTATGGTTCTCTCAAGTTTGTCGCGCCTACTGAGCCGGGGGCGGTTCCTCAGacggtggatggggggaagaacAAGTACGCGAGTGATATTTGGAGCGTTGATAcggagacgagggagattACCTGGCAGTGGGTTGCTACTGATGGAGGGG CTCCCGATATCAAGCTGTACCACGTGTCTGGCCGTCTTTAtcctgttggtgatgtggagAGGTTCATGTACGCTACTGGCAATGCTATTGgcgcgagggaggaggtcaGGTTGGTGTATACTTTGGTTGGGGAGTCTGTTTTGTAG
- a CDS encoding uncharacterized protein (COG:M; EggNog:ENOG503NXTW) translates to MEVLGAILGVSTIVVRTSSTVYSLVDTWRGAPEGLHRLLDDLRRSQQFFEETEAGLREMYLGLSEEALKSASFASVAEALVGLFEDATVVIGRIEKMIENVIDKDGLESGERRPEDLGKRRKLVWLRQSTTVAGLRKSLKSATVAIYRLLVVQNIRVSLGIGAAVERSTAELKSHISHALASEIMPEVVSKVEELRTNMLSEVRDPILRQMARLEDCLASLRQSTIALWKMKVSKHETHIRRPHVTATVNVVVAAISIVPVDVT, encoded by the exons ATGGAGGTCCTAGGGGCTATCCTCGGAGTCTCAACCATTGTTGTCCGCACCTCATCCACGGTTTACTCCCTCGTCGACACCTGGCGCGGGGCACCCGAAGGCCTCCACCGCTTGCTTGATGACCTCCGGCGTTCGCAGCAATTTTTTGAGGAGACAGAAGCGGGGCTGAGGGAGATGTATCTTGGGTTATCAGAGGAGGCTCTCAAGTCGGCATCGTTTGCGTCTGTTGCTGAGGCGCTGGTCGGGCTCTTTGAAGACGCGACTGTGGTTATTGGGAGGATTGAGAAGATGATTGAGAATGTTATCGATAAAGACGGGCTGGAGAGCGGAGAGCGGAGGCCGGAAGATCtagggaagaggaggaagttggtTTGGTTGAGACAAAGTACCACGGTAGCTGGTTTGAGAaagagcttgaagagcgCTACGGTAGCGATCTATCGATTGTTGGTTGTGCAGAATAT cCGGGTGTCTCTTGGTATCGGCGCGGCGGTTGAACGGTCGACAGCTGAGCTCAAGTCCCACATTTCTCATGCTTTGGCGAGCGAGATAATGCCAGAGGTGGTCTCCAAGGTCGAAGAACTGAGAACCAATATGCTGTCCGAAGTGAGAGATCCAATTCTTCGACAGATGGCGAGATTGGAGGATTGTCTTGCCAGCTTGCGACAGTCGACGATCGCGCTATGGAAAATGAAGGTATCGAAGCACGAAACACATATCCGCAGGCCCCATGTAACCGCCACAGtcaacgtcgtcgtcgctgcGATCTCCATTGTCCCTGTCGATGTCACGTAA
- a CDS encoding uncharacterized protein (EggNog:ENOG503Q4J9; COG:S), translating to MSSLQPSEIIRGSQHHLRQDVTKLCPKDLDLLVRGVQRIQALPSSHPDPFAQIASYHGIPAWYCQHGNVLSPLWHRAYILRLERALRNVLEDESFEMPFWDEMSKESAKKGPPSILTRKTDEWSDGSGPRSIWMSNRTFICWVILMRR from the coding sequence ATGTCTTCCTTGCAACCCTCAGAGATCATTCGCGGTTCTCAACACCATCTGCGGCAGGATGTCACCAAGCTTTGTCCCAAAGAtctcgacctcctcgtccgTGGAGTTCAGAGAATCCAAGCGCTTCCATCAAGTCATCCGGATCCCTTCGCCCAAATCGCAAGCTACCACGGAATCCCAGCATGGTACTGTCAGCACGGCAACgtcctttcccccctctgGCACCGCGCCTATATCCTTCGTCTGGAACGTGCCCTTCGAAACGTGTTGGAAGATGAGAGTTTTGAAATGCCTTTTTGGGACGAAATGTCCAAAGAGTCGGCCAAGAAAGGGCCTCCTTCCAtcttgacgaggaagacagACGAGTGGAGTGATGGTTCTGGCCCCAGGAGCATTTGGATGTCGAATCGCACATTCATCTGTTGGGTTATACTTATGAGAAGGTGA
- a CDS encoding uncharacterized protein (EggNog:ENOG503NV31; COG:O; MEROPS:MER0000928), producing the protein MKFWAAVAAVSLLTATEAAAAPQVLQANPSDVNSRNIEGRSFKLAQIKNVHFNQHGKGPRALAAVYEKYDIELPETLLMVLRQILLDIGFDLRARSLMSARAPDNATAPYNNNTGQGEVTATPIPFDVEYLTPVDIGNPPQTLPLCFDTGSSDLWVFSSNTPVSQQGGQKLFHIDNSTSAQKLQNHTWSIRYGDGSGSSGEVYLDTVDVGGIKVENQAVETANQVSSSFTRDEHSSGILGLGFQSINMVRPNKQKTFIDNALKSLAMPLFTANIRKAAEGNYNFGFIDETEYLGNLTMIPVDAASGYWKFKGTAFSTGFNGTNSAISDIVVPLEHPAIADTGTTLLMIPEAIVQAYYRQVANAYDSKIYGGWVFPCNSTLPDLTLYISSYKAVIPGELINFAPADLDDPATATICYGGVQSSRGFPFAIYGNVFFKAHWTMFHVEEKKLGFAPRSGE; encoded by the exons aTGAAGTTCTGGGCTGCGGTCGCTGCGGTGTCCCTCTTGACTGCGactgaggctgctgctgctcctcaggTCCTCCAGGCGAATCCGTCTGATGTCAACTCTCGCAACATCGAGGGCCGCTCATTCAAGCTCGCCCAGATCAAGAATGTACATTTCAACCAGCACGGCAAAGGCCCCAGAGCCCTCGCTGCCGTCTACGAAAAATACGATATCGAACTTCCCGAGACCCTTCTTATGGTGCTGCGCCAGATTCTCTTGGACATCGGCTTTGACCTGCGGGCTAGGTCGTTAATGTCCGCCCGTGCTCCCGACAACGCCACAGCACCTTATAACAACAACACGGGGCAGGGAGAAGTGACTGCTACTCCCATCCCCTTCGACGTCGAGTACTTGACCCCGGTGGATATTGGGAACCCTCCTCAGACGCTCCCCCTTTGCTTCGACACGGGATCCTCTGATCTGTGGGTGTTCAGCAGCAACACGCCCGTGTCTCAGCAAGGTGGACAGAAGTTGTTCCACATCGACAACAGCACGTCGGCACAAAAGCTCCAGAACCACACTTGGTCCATTCGTTATGGTGACGGCAGTGGTTCATCCGGCGAGGTCTACCTTGACACGGTCGACGTGGGGGGTATCAAAGTGGAGAATCAGGCGGTAGAGACCGCTAACCAGGTTTCCTCGTCCTTCACCCGCGATGAGCATTCCTCGGGTATCTTGGGACTTGGCTTCCAGTCCATCAACATGGTCCGCCCGAACAAGCAGAAGACGTTCATTGACAACGCCTTGAAGTCGCTGGCCATGCCCCTTTTCACCGCCAACATCCGCAAGGCAGCGG AGGGCAACTACAACTTCGGCTTCATTGACGAGACCGAGTACCTCGGCAACCTCACCATGATCCCCGTCGACGCCGCCAGCGGCTACTGGAAGTTCAAGGGCACGGCCTTTTCCACCGGGTTCAACGGCACAAACAGCGCCATCTCGGACATTGTCGTTCCTCTCGAGCACCCTGCCATTGCTGACACGGGCACCACTCTCCTTATGATTCCCGAGGCCATCGTCCAGGCTTATTACCGCCAGGTTGCGAATGCTTACGACTCCAAGATCTACGGCGGCTGGGTCTTCCCTTGCAACTCCACCTTGCCAGATCTTACTCTGTACATTAGCAGCTACAAGGCTGTGATTCCCGGTGAACTGATCAACTTTGCCCCGGCTGATTTGGATGACCCTGCTACTGCAACCATCTGCTATGGTGGTGTTCAGAGCTCGAGGGGCTTCCCTTTTGCCATTTATGGAAATGTTTTCTTCAAGGCTCACTGGACCATGTTTCatgttgaggagaagaagctggggtTTGCGCCCAGGAGCGGAGAGTAG
- a CDS encoding uncharacterized protein (EggNog:ENOG503Q3MF; MEROPS:MER0215799; COG:D) codes for MVRELPREIDSCIGSYTHLRDFPRQDEALHMLKRIASVVKPIMRARHWKVGQLCEFYPDQYNLLGLNYNRGQRILLRLRYAGDRNQFLPFEQVMDTMLHELSHIVHGPHDQVFHALWNQLREELEGLFMKGYTGEGFLSKGHKLGGQVPYSEIQRITRIEAERRKAEKEASKKEAGHKLGGSKPAPGRNIRNIIADTVERRNRTDKGCGNENRNEEEIRQISETWRRNGFKTQAEEDAANEAAIAQALWELVQEDEKRKYGSSYVPPTAENPYGNGGGTLINGEGSSSNTYRPPQRPNSYYPPQQQPNTTTTTYLPPSSRSRPTSTPVSKGTITEYYSPQPAPRPPVIGDGFAGGPTYYPPPHQPASPPPPVPLTTRPPPPPPAATPIIRTVSPPPFSDKDAYWECPRCTYHNSLQRPQNCEMCAAPGPALDPSSSRPPRPQQQQEVVDLTSSSSPPLPPRKRHTSRSNPPEQPNPRRSSRNPFRNSTSASSSTTTTTKRNSSSAPSKPQPSYWGCSYCGNRMESQWWTCNVCGKMKDKS; via the coding sequence ATGGTTCGCGAACTCCCCAGGGAGATAGATTCCTGCATCGGCTCTTATACCCATCTTCGTGACTTTCCCCGCCAAGATGAAGCCCTCCACATGCTCAAGCGGATCGCCTCCGTTGTCAAGCCCATAATGAGAGCTCGACACTGGAAAGTAGGGCAACTATGCGAGTTTTACCCAGATCAGtacaacctcctcggcctAAACTACAACAGGGGGCAGCGAATCCTCCTCCGACTTCGATATGCCGGAGACAGGAATCAATTCTTGCCTTTTGAGCAAGTCATGGACACCATGCTCCACGAACTCTCTCACATCGTCCACGGCCCCCACGACCAGGTCTTTCATGCACTATGGAACCAGCTCAGAGAAGAACTGGAGGGTCTGTTTATGAAGGGTTACACAGGCGAGGGTTTCCTATCCAAGGGCCACAAACTGGGCGGCCAAGTGCCATATTCCGAAATCCAACGCATAACTCGCATTGAAGCCGAAAGACGCAAGGCAGAAAAGGAAGCAAGCAAAAAGGAGGCCGGTCACAAACTAGGCGGCTCAAAGCCAGCCCCAGGTCGGAACATCAGGAACATCATCGCCGATACTGTCGAGCGACGGAACCGCACCGACAAGGGTTGTGGAAACGAGAACCGCAACGAGGAGGAAATCCGCCAAATATCCGAGACCTGGAGGCGAAACGGCTTCAAGACCCAAGCCGAGGAAGACGCAGCCAACGAAGCAGCCATTGCCCAAGCCCTCTGGGAACTCGTCCAAGAAGACGAAAAGCGGAAATACGGCAGCTCTTACGTTCCACCGACAGCTGAAAATCCATACGGCAACGGCGGAGGAACTCTCATCAACGGCGAAGGCTCAAGCAGCAACACTTACCGCCCGCCACAACGACCAAACAGCTACTatccaccacaacaacaaccaaacaccaccaccaccacctacctcccaccctcttcccGCTCCCgtccaacctcaaccccagTATCCAAAGGCACAATAACAGAGTACTActccccccaaccagcccCCCGTCCCCCAGTAATCGGCGACGGCTTCGCCGGTGGTCCGACATACtacccacccccccaccaacccgccagcccaccaccgccagttCCCCTCACAacccgaccaccaccaccaccaccagcagctaCCCCAATCATCCGAACcgtctccccccctcctttctCCGACAAAGATGCCTACTGGGAGTGTCCAAGATGTACCTACCACAACTCCCTCCAGCGCCCCCAAAACTGCGAGATGTGCGCTGCTCCCGGCCCGGCTCTTgatccttcctcttccagaCCACCCcgaccacaacagcaacaagaagtAGTagacctcacctcctcctccagcccgcccctcccaccccgcaAGAGACACACGTCGCGCAGCAACCCCCCCGAGCAGCCAAACCCgcgaaggagcagcaggaacCCGTTTAGGAATAGCACATCCGCTTCGAGCAGTAcgactaccaccaccaaaaggaACTCGAGTTCGGCGCCGTCAAAACCTCAACCGTCATATTGGGGGTGTTCGTACTGCGGGAACAGGATGGAAAGCCAGTGGTGGACTTGCAATGTCTGCGGGAAGATGAAGGATAAATCCTAA
- the CSH3 gene encoding Protein csh3 (COG:S; EggNog:ENOG503P2BZ), producing the protein MKLDPNKTTMSQNYRGSGSFATFLIIGPVCFFLGILFASFPYDFPLLWSPNPITPLHISQIETHLRFMHAAPPLISRLLHMIIAVGFLGFFTKLYRAAESNFLFDGGSLLLYLIAAGVYITNVVTPMNALAEQLEGEGGEKFAVHNGPLTGEVELTREESLRVLSASHTILAFVLVGVLVLQAGQWYAEKREREDYAAWVARGEPVEVMDSDEEQEKEEERGEGKKDA; encoded by the exons ATGAAACTCGATCCCAATAAAACCACCATGTCCCAAAACTACCGCGGCTCCGGCTCCTTCGCGACCTTTCTCATCATAGGCC cGGTCTGCTTCTTTTTAGGAATCCTCTTCGCCTCCTTCCCCTACgacttccccctcctctggtcccccaaccccatcacccccctccacatctCCCAGATCGAAACCCATCTCCGCTTCATGCACGCCGCCCCCCCTTTGatctcccgcctcctccacatgATCATCGCCGTCGGCTTCCTCGGTTTTTTCACCAAGCTCTACCGCGCCGCCGAGTCCAACTTTTTGTTTGATGGCGGCTCCTTGTTGCTCTATCTCATCGCTGCGGGGGTGTACATCACCAACGTAGTCACGCCAATGAATGCGCTTGCCGAGCAGCTagagggtgagggcggaGAGAAGTTTGCTGTTCACAACGGACCGctgacgggggaggtggagctgacgagggaggagagcttGAGGGTGCTGAGCGCGAGTCATACTATTTTGGCGTTTgtgctggtgggggtgttggtgctgcAGGCGGGGCAGTGGTAtgcggagaagagggagagggaggattATGCAGCCTgggtggcgaggggggagcCGGTCGAGGTGATGGATTCGgatgaggagcaggagaaggaggaggagaggggggaggggaagaaggatgctTGA
- a CDS encoding uncharacterized protein (EggNog:ENOG503NWNE; COG:C), translating into MPHTIQGKTVGNIGFGLMGLTWRPQPATNQEAIAAIREAVLNNMTYLNGGEFYGPPTHNSLTLLKAYYAQYPQDKDKILLNIKGCITPSFEVDSSPAGVAESVARSVEQIGGKGLIDQFEPARRDPKVEIEDTVAALQREVEKGNIRGISLSEVSAATIRRAAKVAKIESVEVELSLWQTEPLENGVLEACAELGIVVLAYSPLGRGMLTGQIKGWEDIPEGDYRRGLPRFQPEVFGKNMELVKEVQRLAERKGLTAAQIAINWVLALSRRPGMPVIIPIPGASKPERVRENAVEVELSEEDMREIETVLKTFEVVGERYNEHGMKMLGGEY; encoded by the coding sequence ATGCCCCACACAATCCAAGGCAAAACCGTCGGCAACATCGGCTTCGGCCTCATGGGCCTAACCTGGCGcccccagccagccaccaaccaagaagccatcgccgccatccgCGAAGCCGTCCTCAACAACATGACCTACCTCAACGGCGGCGAATTCTACGgcccccccacccacaactccctcaccctcctcaaggcCTACTACGCCCAATACCCccaggacaaggacaagatcctcctcaacatcaaagGCTGCATCACCCCTTCCTTTGAAGTCGACAGCTCCCCCGCCGGCGTCGCCGAATCAGTCGCGCGCTCTGTCGAGCAGATTGGTGGCAAGGGGCTAATCGATCAGTTCGAGCCAGCGAGAAGAGATCCCAAGGTTGAGATCGAGGACACGGTGGCTGCGCtgcagagggaggtggaaaaggggaatATCCGTGGGATTTCCCTTAGTGAGGTCAGCGCCGCGACGATCAGACGCGCGGCAAAGGTGGCAAAGATTGAGAGTGTGGAGGTTGAGTTGAGCTTGTGGCAGACGGAGCCGTTGGAGAATGGGGTTCTGGAGGCGTGCGCGGAGTTGGGGATTGTGGTTTTGGCTTATAGCcctttggggagggggatgttgacTGGCCAGAtcaaggggtgggaggataTCCCTGAGGGCGACTACCGGCGGGGACTGCCGAGGTTTCAGCCGGAGGTGTTTGGGAAGAACATGGAACTGGTCAAGGAGGTGCagaggttggcggagaggaagggtTTGACGGCGGCGCAGATTGCGATTAACTGGGTGCTGGCTCTGTCAAGGAGGCCGGGGATGCCGGTGATTATCCCTATTCCGGGGGCGTCGAAgccggagagggtgagggagaatgcggtggaggtggagttGAGCGAGGAGGATATGAGGGAGATTGAGACGGTGTTGAAGACttttgaggtggtgggggagaggtatAATGAGCATGGGATGAAGATGTTGGGGGGTGAGTATTAG
- a CDS encoding uncharacterized protein (EggNog:ENOG503P3AY; COG:S), with product MAQRADTSSSPAATSPAAPQSLSREGRALPGRQPLMRKKSAQDRINEILQGARERAESYGPDTSPGNLSPRLQPLLDSSLRGLNYLSNNASPRTGSPRLSPSIPEENGVGNIDGAVTAQPQQQHIHYYNGTQTNHSTRRRSTRQSAQEQGRSASQADDGTTGRRHGEEEEEGGWKKTLKYFRSIELENKGSVARDHLALERTFLAWLRTSLAFASIGIAITQLFRLNTSLADDDHQLYTLRHLGKPLGSTFLAVSILILFLGYNRYLESQAWVIKGKFPASRGTIILVSFIAFAVTVASLIVVIAVQGDH from the exons ATGGCTCAACGAGCCGATACCTCCTCGTCACCCGCTGCGACGTcgcctgctgctcctcaaTCCCTCTCTCGAGAAGGACGAGCCCTTCCAGGTCGCCAGccgttgatgaggaagaagtcAGCCCAGGACCGGATCAATGAAATCCTACAG GGCGCTCGAGAACGCGCCGAATCATATGGCCCGGACACGTCTCCCGGTAACCTCAGCCCACGGCTACAACCGCTGCTGGATTCATCGTTGCGCGGGCTGAATTATCTTTCCAACAACGCTTCACCACGCACCGGTTCTCCGCGTCTGTCGCCGTCGATTCCGGAGGAGAATGGCGTCGGTAATATCGATGGCGCGGTGACAGCGCagccgcaacagcaacacatCCATTACTACAATGGCACGCAGACGAACCACTCGACGCGGAGGCGATCCACCCGACAGTCAGCCCAGGAGCAGGGCCGGTCGGCGTCGCAAGCTGATGATGGGACGACGGGGAGAAGAcatggcgaagaagaagaggaaggtggttgGAAGAAGACGTTGAAGTATTTCAGGAGCATAGAGCTCGAGAACAAGGGGAGTGTTGCGAGGGATCACTTGGCGTTGGAACGGACGTTCCTTGCCTGGTTGCGCACGTCATTGGCGTTTGCCTCGATTGGGATTGCGATTACTCAACTGTTTCGGCTGAACACTTCGTTGGCGGATGATGATCACCAGTTGTATACGCTGAGGCATTTGGGGAAGCCGCTGGGGTCGACGTTTTTGGCGGTTAGTATtttgattttgtttttggggtATAATCGGTATCTGGAGAGCCAGGCGTGGGTAATTAAGGGGAAGTTTCCGGCGAGTAGGGGGACGATCATCCTGGTGTCGTTTATTGCCTTTGCGGTGACGGTGGCGAGTTTGATTGTGGTTATTGCTGTGCAGGGGGATCATTGA
- a CDS encoding uncharacterized protein (EggNog:ENOG503NXAX; COG:L; BUSCO:EOG092617S2) encodes MAIDIPTFASTQISLLAAELQAEVDETSMLVSLHSPTALQRAGVALTNLTVLSQRTGLGGKTVVEVGPDGAFSCSGDLPEHGIRSGDIVLLAEQPAASGKKREVKELERKGVKGVVTRVGRQGLGIAVGEDGEGEGEVVGGDRRVWIVKLADEVTWKRMNGTMEKMAKMAEGEYSYFMRVLFGLTTPSPVPEDLSKDEEVGEGKIKWFDTSLNESQKDAIRFALKSQEIALIHGPPGVSFLFFSFFFPFSFLYTNLPPKKTGKTHTLIELILQLLALNPNSRILVCGPSNISVDNIVERLSPHKIPLIRLGHPARLLPSVLNHSLEVLTRTSEAGAIVKDVRAEMDAKQASIRKTRSGKERKAIYADLKELRKEYRQREKKCVSDLVAKSKVVLATLHGSGGYQLRDEKFDVVIIDEASQALEAQCWVALLSAKKAICAGDHLQLPPTIKSLNSSSSSSSSSFSSSKTSSKSSSTSGEKKTAKTKKDTAASSTPPTIPKGATLETTLFDRLLSLHGPKIKRMLTTQYRMHESIMRFPSDELYEGKLVAAEGVKARLLNQLPDVRDVDETREPLVFIDTQGGDFPEKTEDEEEEEEEKKKKGVTKRSLYGDSKRNEGEAMLVREHVRCLVEDGGVRAEDVAVVSPYNAQLALLAPLKEQYPGIELGSVDGFQGREKEAVIVTLVRSNSDGEVGFLAEKRRLNVAMTRPKRSLTVIGDSETIKKGSKFLKKWMEFLEENADLRYPDLASLTAAAAKA; translated from the exons atggcaATCGATATTCCCACCTTTGCCTCGACGCAGATTTCGCTTCTGGCGGCGGAGCTCCAAGCTGAAGTGGACGAGACGTCGATGCTAGTGTCGCTTCATAGCCCGACTGCTCTCCAGCGCGCGGGGGTTGCGCTGACGAACCTGACGGTTTTGTCGCAGAggacggggttgggggggaagactgttgttgaggtgggGCCGGATGGTGCGTTTAGTTGTTCGGGTGATTTGCCCGAGCATGGGATTCGAAGTGGGGATATTGTCTTGCTGGCTGAGCAGCCGGCCGCCagtgggaagaagagggaggtgaaggagttGGAACGGAAGGGGGTTAAGGGGGTTGTgacgagggtggggaggcagggTTTGGGgattgctgttggggaggatggggagggggagggggaggtggtggggggggataGGAGGGTTTGGATTGTTAAGTTGGCTGATGAGGTGAcgtggaagaggatgaatGGGAcgatggagaagatggccaagatggcggagggggagtacTCTTATTTTATGAGGGTTCTCTTTGGCCTGACCACACCTTCGCCTGTTCCAGAGGATTTGAGcaaggatgaagaggtgggagaaggaaagataAAGTGGTTTGATACCAGTTTGAACGAGTCGCAGAAGGATGCTATTAGGTTTGCGTTGAAGAGTCAGGAGATTGCTCTTATTCATGGCCCGCCGGGGGTAagtttcttgtttttttc tttttttttccctttttcctttttataTACCAACTTACCCCCCAAAAAGACAGGGAAAACCCATACCCTAATCGAACtaatcctccaactcctcgccctcaaccccaactcccgcATCCTCGTCTGCGGCCCCTCCAATATCTCGGTAGACAACATCGTTGAGCGCCTCTCCCCGCACAAAATCCCCTTGATCCGCCTCGGCCACCCCGCCCGTTTGCTGCCCTCCGTCCTGAACCACTCTCTCGAAGTCTTGACTCGCACCAGCGAGGCGGGGGCCATCGTCAAGGACGTCAGGGCCGAAATGGACGCCAAACAAGCGTCTATTCGAAAAACCCGCTccgggaaggagaggaaggccaTCTACGCTGATTTGAAGGAGTTGCGCAAGGAGTATAGACAGCGAGAGAAAAAGTGCGTGAGTGATCTCGTTGCCAAAAGCAAAGTCGTGCTCGCAACGCTTCATGGCTCAGGGGGGTACCAGTTACGAGACGAAAAGTTTGACGTGGTGATTATTGACGAGGCGTCACAGGCGTTGGAGGCGCAGTGTTGGGTTGCGTTGCTGTCGGCTAAGAAGGCAATCTGTGCTGGTGATCATTTGCAGTTGCCGCCGACTATCAAAAGCTTgaactcttcttcttcttcttcttcttcttctttttcttcttcaaagaCTTCTTCAAAGTCTTCTTCTACCtctggggagaagaagactgcaAAGACCAAGAAAGACACCGCCGCGAGCAGTACCCCCCCAACTATCCCGAAAGGTGCCACGTTGGAAACGACATTGTTCGACAggctcctctccctccacggGCCCAAAATCAAAAGGATGCTCACCACCCAGTACCGGATGCACGAATCTATCATGCGGTTCCCTTCTGATGAGCTATATGAAGGGAAGCTGGTTGCTGCGGAGGGGGTCAAGGCTAGGTTGTTGAACCAGCTGCCTGATGTGAGggatgttgatgagacgAGGGAGCCGTTGGTTTTTATTGATACCCAGGGCGGGGATTTTCCGGAGAAgaccgaggatgaggaggaggaggaggaggagaagaagaagaagggagtGACGAAGAGGAGTTTGTATGGGGATAGTAAGAGGAATGAGGGGGAGGcgatgttggtgagggagcacGTGAGATGTTTGGTGGAGGACGGGGGGGTGAGGGCCGAGGATGTGGCGGTTGTTAGTCCGTATAATGCGCAG CTCGCCCTCCTGGCCCCCCTCAAAGAGCAATACCCCGGCATAGAACTCGGCTCAGTCGACGGGTTCCAAGGCCGGGAAAAAGAAGCAGTGATCGTCACGCTTGTGCGAAGCAACTCGGACGGAGAGGTCGGTTTCCTTGCCGAGAAGAGAAGACTCAACG TGGCCATGACACGGCCAAAGAGGTCGTTGACTGTGATTGGGGATTCGGAGACGATCAAGAA AGGCAGCAAATTCCTCAAAAAGTGGATGGAGTTCTTGGAAGAGAATGCAGACTTGCGCTATCCGGACCTTGCTTCTCtcacggctgctgctgcgaaggCATGA